Genomic segment of uncultured Desulfobacter sp.:
AGGGTATCGGTCTGGCCCTGACCGAAGACTACGAAGATATCCAGAAGCATTCCACCATGAAGGGTGCAGGCTTCCCCTATATCAAAGATATTCCCGACGAGATGGAATTAATCTATGTGGAAGCGCCCAGAGAACACGGTCCTTTCGGGGCTGCCGGCGTGGGCGAACTGCCCCTGACCGCGCCCCATGCCGCCGTGATCAACGGCATCCACAGTGCATGTGGTGCATGGGTCAAACGCCTGCCGGCCACACCGGACAAGGTATTGGCTGCACTGAAAGGCTAATGGCGTCGTAAAAGGTTTTTACCTGCCGGTTACGGCAGTCCGGTCGGGCATTCGACATACGTTATGTATGCCCTCCTCCTCGTCCGGCCGGACACCACCGCCTGCGGGAGAAAACTTTTACGTATCCATTTAGGGCTTGAGCAAAAACTTGCGTTTGGACGAAACGTTGCCCAGATGCAAGGCGCAGAAGAATTTGTAACCGGAGCAACCTAATGGTTGTGAGGATTGCACATTCTTCTGCAACGCCGCAGATGGGTGACGTTTCGTTCAAACAAAGGTAAAAATTAGGTCCGGGGGCTGTCCCGGCAGGTTGGAACATCATGGAAAAATCAGAACTTACTTCATTTGAGGCAAAGTGCATCCAGGAAGAGCCGGCATTCTGCACTGCTGTATGCCCTTTTCATGTGGATGTAAAATCCTTCTTGGCACAAATGGCCAAGGGGGAGACGGACAAGGCGTTTAAAATTCTGGAGAAAACCCTTCCCCTGCCGGAGATCATAACCCGGATCTGCGACCACCCCTGTGAATCGGCCTGCATCCGGAAAGATCTGGACAGCAGCCTCTCCATCGGACTGCTGGAGCGGGCCTGTGCGACGAACAGAAGTCGTCAGAAAAAATATTTTCCGCCGCCGGCAAAGGATACCCGCATTGGTATCTGGGGCAGCGGTCTGTCTAGTCTTACCGCGGCCTGGGACCTTACTCTCAAAGGGTATCGAGTCAATATCTTTGAACAAGAGACGCTGGGCGGCCACTTGCTGCATCTGAATGAAGACGTCCTGCCCCCTTCGATTCTCGACAAGGAGCTTGTCCGCCTTAAGAAATTCGGTGTTACATTTACCCTGGAGGCGCAATTTGATACTTTCCTGGAAAACAAAGATCAGTTCCTTGCCCTATATATAGGGCTGGATGCCCCGGGTGGGCCGGGAACGGTCTCTGTTGACGAATTTTCATTGCAATCTGTATCCGATGCAAATATTTTTGCAGGCGGTTTTCCCCGGAACAACGAAACGGTCTGCGCCCAAACCTATCCCATCGCCTTTGCCTTTCAGGGCAGAAAGGCCGCCACTTCCATGGATAGGGTCTTGTGCAACGTCTCCCTGAATGCGGGGCGGGACAAGGAAGGGGTGATTCAAACAAAACTCTCCACGGACATCAGCCAGGAGGGCATCCTTTCTAAAATCGAATTTAAGGAAGACATCGGCTATAATATTGAAAAAGCGGCCCAAGAGGCCGGGCGCTGCATTCAATGTGATTGTTCCAGGTGTCTGCGAGCATGCAACACCTACCTGGAAACGTTCAAGGGCCATCCCGGCAAATATGCCCGGGAAATTTACAACAATCTGGCAATTGTCATGGGGGAAAAAAAGGCCAACAAGCTGATCAACTCCTGCAGCCTGTGCGGACAGTGTGAAACGGTATGTCCCAACGACTTTTCCATGGCGGATCTGTGTCTTTCCGCCCGGCAGGAGCTGGTGACCGATGGTAAAATGCCCTCGATGGCCCATGAATTTGCCCTTGGCGAGATGGCCCATGCCAATGGCGAAGCCTGCTTTTTTTCCATGCATACACCGGAAACGGAGACATCCAATGCCCTTTTCTTTCCGGGATGCCAGCTAACCGGATCATCACCGGGCCAGGTGAAGGCGGTGTGGGCATGGCTGAGAAATACCGTTGACAAAAATACTGGAATCGTATCCGGCTGTTGCGGCGCGCCGGCCTTTTGGGGCGGTCGCAAAGATCTGTTTGAAGATACGGGGGACACGCTGAAAAAACTGTGGGAATCCTGGGGATCACCCCGGATTATAACGGCCTGTACCTCCTGTACCCAGATGCTGGAAACGGTCCTGCCCGGTGTGCAAATCTCATCTTTGTACACGGAAATGGTCGGCAATGCTGACCTGCCGAAACCGGATCAAACTGCCGGCGGTTCTGTGGCTGTCAGCGATCCCTGCACGGCCCGCAAAGACGATGCCACCCAGCAGGCCGTCAGGGGCCTGATTCAATCCCGGGGTATCACCATAACCGAACTGGAAAATGCCGGGGAATTGACGGAATGCTGTGGGTTTGGCGGCCTTGTGTTCAATGCCAACCCCGACCTTGCCGACACCATTATCCAAAAACGAACCGAACAAAGCGTCCTGGATTACATTGCTTACTGCGCCATGTGCCGGGACCGCCTGGCCCGGGCCGGGAAAAATACCCG
This window contains:
- a CDS encoding pyridine nucleotide-disulfide oxidoreductase/dicluster-binding protein — its product is MEKSELTSFEAKCIQEEPAFCTAVCPFHVDVKSFLAQMAKGETDKAFKILEKTLPLPEIITRICDHPCESACIRKDLDSSLSIGLLERACATNRSRQKKYFPPPAKDTRIGIWGSGLSSLTAAWDLTLKGYRVNIFEQETLGGHLLHLNEDVLPPSILDKELVRLKKFGVTFTLEAQFDTFLENKDQFLALYIGLDAPGGPGTVSVDEFSLQSVSDANIFAGGFPRNNETVCAQTYPIAFAFQGRKAATSMDRVLCNVSLNAGRDKEGVIQTKLSTDISQEGILSKIEFKEDIGYNIEKAAQEAGRCIQCDCSRCLRACNTYLETFKGHPGKYAREIYNNLAIVMGEKKANKLINSCSLCGQCETVCPNDFSMADLCLSARQELVTDGKMPSMAHEFALGEMAHANGEACFFSMHTPETETSNALFFPGCQLTGSSPGQVKAVWAWLRNTVDKNTGIVSGCCGAPAFWGGRKDLFEDTGDTLKKLWESWGSPRIITACTSCTQMLETVLPGVQISSLYTEMVGNADLPKPDQTAGGSVAVSDPCTARKDDATQQAVRGLIQSRGITITELENAGELTECCGFGGLVFNANPDLADTIIQKRTEQSVLDYIAYCAMCRDRLARAGKNTRHILDLFWPQNDHPEKRLDPGFSGRRRNLAAFKQEMVGNETFQNDIPLTPAGKKIIIAQDVLNQIEDEFILVSDVEKVLAHYESDADKHYFIDKKTGTTIAFFRPANVCFWVEFKVLDGAYEILNAWSHRMTVIPAVKFKAGAPLEDLSPDLHCGTCNTPLESVMNHAGYLESRFDVDLPQCRSCGAVFISPALARGKMAEVEKILEDK